A single region of the Amphiura filiformis chromosome 7, Afil_fr2py, whole genome shotgun sequence genome encodes:
- the LOC140156268 gene encoding large ribosomal subunit protein bL20m-like — MVHLSIIRYIRVPNPDKWWKRKFVFDQTGHFYGRRKNCYKIAIVALRKAWKDMQKSRYQNRTMTMRLFNLRIAAATVEHGMKYSDFIGNLPKHNIMIDRKILMQLATTEPKTFKCLVDLARVKQEEAMIEQYRQHPETLNKMTTQDDLLSEAMAKLSMNKSNEQLNDGEQTSQVSQTGKETAV, encoded by the exons ATGGTGCATTTAAGTATTATTAGGTATATAAGAGTTCCAAATCCAGACAAATGGTGGAAGCGCAAATTTGTGTTTGATCAAACAGGG CATTTCTATGGAAGGAGAAAAAACTGCTATAAAATTGCCATTGTTGCATTAAGGAAAGCATGGAAGGATATGCAGAAGAGCAGATACCAAAATAGAACAATGACAATGAGG CTTTTCAATTTGCGTATTGCTGCAGCTACTGTTGAACATGGGATGAAATATAGTGACTTTATAGGCAACTTACCCAAG CATAATATAATGATTGATAGAAAGATTTTAATGCAGCTTGCAACAACTGAACCTAAAACATTTAAG TGCTTAGTGGATCTTGCTAGAGTGAAACAAGAAGAGGCAATGATAGAACAGTACAGACAACATCCAGAGACACTCAATAAAATGACAACCCAGGATGATCTGCTATCAGAAGCTATGGCAAAACTTAGTATGAACAAATCTAATGAACAATTGAATGACGGTGAACAAACATCACAAGTATCACAAACTGGCAAAGAGACTGCTGTGTAG
- the LOC140156747 gene encoding LOW QUALITY PROTEIN: cyclin-L1-like (The sequence of the model RefSeq protein was modified relative to this genomic sequence to represent the inferred CDS: inserted 3 bases in 2 codons; deleted 1 base in 1 codon), which produces MADEKTEKAKNHVQKQFSSVIITLENCTIPTERFYPTPSGQDGLDLETETDLRILGCEFIQTAGILLKLPQVAMATGQVLFQRFYYSKSFVKHNMEVVAMACINLASKIEEAPRRIRDVINVFHHIRQKRNGRNPEPMVLDAKYINMKNHVIKAERRVLKELGFCVHVKHPHKMIVTYLQFLECERNAQLIQTAWNYMNDSLKTDVFVRFPPETIACACIYLTARQLEIALPSNPPWYGLMGASTDELEDIALTILRLYTRPKKSYEELDKIVEKRRSAMQELKVKGKGQPEVASMGGTPNNFSPHSSRPNSPKPTTESPLLTKAANKLKEEPKSTGSGNSTKSSRDRNGHSKNKHRQGGGSHSDSDIQSISPSPRRSHSRSRSRSDHRSSRGSSTSRSRSRSRSYSSHDDNSYSGHSKHRRKDDHKRRTGNXRTKVAECERKRSFSRSRSVSRSRSRSPPRRHKHRYSPYRDNRKGKLRSRSRSXERSHKVPKRDSGRRRSRSRSHSKDGRRRR; this is translated from the exons ATGGCCGACGAAAAGACAGAAAAGGCCAAAAATCATGTTCAAAAACAGTTTAGTTCGGTAATAATTACTTTAGAAAATTGCACTATTCCGACAGAAAGGTTTTACCCAACACCTTCAGGGCAAGATGGGCTTGATCTGGAGACAGAAACCGATCTCCGCATCCTTGGATGTGAGTTTATTCAGACAGCTGGTATTTTGCTGAAATTGCCAcag GTTGCTATGGCAACAGGGCAGGTGCTATTCCAAAGATTCTATTATTCCAAGTCTTTCGTCAAGCATAATATGGAA GTTGTTGCAATGGCATGCATCAATTTAGCGTCAAAAATAGAAGAGGCACCTCGTAGAATACGAGATGTCATCAATGTTTTTCACCACATCCGACAAAAGCGAAATGGCAG GAACCCAGAACCAATGGTGCTAGATGCAAAGTACATCAACATGAAAAACCATGTGATCAAAGCAGAGAGACGAGTGTTAAAAGAGCTAGGTTTCTGCGTACATGTCAAACATCCCCACAAG ATGATAGTGACATACTTACAGTTCTTGGAGTGTGAGCGAAATGCTCAACTCATCCAGACAGCATG GAACTACATGAATGATAGCCTGAAAACTGATGTGTTTGTACGCTTTCCACCGGAAACGATAGCCTGCGCATGTATCTACCTTACAGCAAGACAACTAGAG ATTGCACTACCAAGCAACCCACCATGGTATGGTCTGATGGGAGCCAGCACGGATGAACTAGAAGACATTGCACTAACCATACTAAGACTGTATACAAGACCAAAG AAATCATATGAGGAATTGGACAAGATTGTTGAGAAACGAAGATCAGCTATGCAGGAACTCAAGGTGAAAGGCAAAGGTCAACCTGAAGTAGCCAGCATGGGTGgtacaccaaataacttctctcCCCACTCATCCAGACCAAATTCACCAAAGCCTACTACCGAGTCGCCTCTCCTAACCAAAGCTGCCAACAAGTTGAAAGAAGAGCCAAAATCAACAGGATCAGGGAATAGCACTAAGAGTTCAAG AGACAGGAATGGACATTCAAAGAACAAACACCGGCAAGGTGGTGGCAGCCACTCCGACTCGGATATTCAAAGTATCAGTCCAAGCCCGCGACGCTCCCACAGTCGGAGTCGTTCACGTTCAGACCACAGATCGTCGCGCGGATCAAGTACCAGCAGAAGTCGTTCGCGGTCTCGTAGCTACTCCTCGCACGATGATAATTCCTATTCTGGACACTCAAAACACAGGCGT AAAGATGATCACAAAAGGAGAACTGGTAA AAGAACAAAGGTGGCAGAATGCGAACGCAAACGCTCCTTTTCACGGAGTAGAAGTGTATCACGCTCTAGAAGCCGTTCACCACCTAGAAGGCATAAGCACCGATATAGCCCGTACAGGGATAATCGGAAGGGTAAACTGAGATCAAGGTCAAGAT GGGAGCGTTCACACAAAGTGCCTAAAAGAGACTCAGGGAGGAGAAGAAGCAGGAGTAGGAGCCATTCCAAAGATGGAAGGAGGCGAAGGTGA